GCCGAATCGCTAAAGATATTTTCTTCGCTTGGTTTGCCTTTTGTTTTACCAAAACCTCTGTAGTCATAGAAAAAGACGTCGTAGCCTAAGCTAGTGAACTGCTTAGCAGAATGCCCCCATCTTGACAAATTTCTCCTGTTTCCGTGATTATTGAACACTAAACCTTTTGACTTTTGAGAAGTGGGAAAGAATAAGGTGTTTATTTCTGTGCCATCTGGAGCTGTATAGTTTTTTTCTACAAAAGGCTGATCAAAATTGAATTGATAAGCCTCTGGAAGTGGATTTGCCTGAAAAATAACCAAGTCTTGAATAAAGTAAAGGATTACCAGAATAAAGCAGTATCCGATAATTAGCCATTTGAGAAATTTCATTTTTATTGCTGAATTAAGTGTTAAAGCCTATGTCGCCCAAAATTTGTTTGTCAAATTCGTCATACTCACCAAGTAGGATATCCCTTAGTACTCTGTGGTATTCGGGAAAGGATGGCAGGTTATTATGACCGCCACCATATATGGGAGCTAAATGTGTATTCAAGGGGGCCACTTTTGATAATCGGACGCTGCTTCGTAGCGGTATAAGCAAATCTTTGGTGCCATGAATAATGTAAATAGGGCATCGGCAGTATTTGAGCCATTCGTCGGTTCTTATTTTAAAGCGAAGTATGATAGTAAGCGGGAGGAATGGAAGAAACCGACTGGTCAAATTAGAAAAGCTGTAATAAGGAGCATCGAGAATTAGCATTTTGGGTTTATTAGAAGAAGCCAGCTTTGCAGCAAAACCAGAACCTAAGGAGCGACCATAGATGACTATTTCACTTTCTAATATCCCGAAATCGTATCTCAGGCGGTTATATACATGCTGTGCATCTTCTTTCATGGCTTTTTCGGAGCGTTTTCCTCTGCTTTTTCCAAAACCACGATAATCTATCATGAGTACATCGTAGCCATGAACGGTAAAGTCGCGAGAGTATTTCGCCCAACCTTTGATACTTCTTGTGTTTCCATGAAAGTAAATGACTAGGCCATTCTTTTCTTTTTCTTCCGAAAAAAATCGAAGTCCATTAATCGTGACTTTGTCAGAAATGGTGAAGTTTAATTCTTCAAAAGGATAGTCGTATTTAAACTCAAAGTCATCAGACAGTTTCTCAGGTTTAAAAATGAAGAAGTCTTGAATGAA
This sequence is a window from Arcticibacterium luteifluviistationis. Protein-coding genes within it:
- a CDS encoding alpha/beta hydrolase; protein product: MTWTIAFWILGSYVVLSTLAYFIQDFFIFKPEKLSDDFEFKYDYPFEELNFTISDKVTINGLRFFSEEKEKNGLVIYFHGNTRSIKGWAKYSRDFTVHGYDVLMIDYRGFGKSRGKRSEKAMKEDAQHVYNRLRYDFGILESEIVIYGRSLGSGFAAKLASSNKPKMLILDAPYYSFSNLTSRFLPFLPLTIILRFKIRTDEWLKYCRCPIYIIHGTKDLLIPLRSSVRLSKVAPLNTHLAPIYGGGHNNLPSFPEYHRVLRDILLGEYDEFDKQILGDIGFNT